One Hordeum vulgare subsp. vulgare chromosome 4H, MorexV3_pseudomolecules_assembly, whole genome shotgun sequence DNA window includes the following coding sequences:
- the LOC123446183 gene encoding egg cell-secreted protein 1.2-like has product MALVVKFVVAALLVLVAIAGPGGVGVASATTDAAGPAAASPAPLVARLHLALSGMAAEEQEGGGWMMECWGAVTELRSCTNEIVLFLLNGESYLGRDCCIAIRTVTLHCWPSMLVSIGFTAEEADVLRVFCDAEIPHAPPPPAPAAVPAPAAQP; this is encoded by the coding sequence ATGGCGCTGGTCGTAAAATTCGTCGTGGCCGCTCTGCTCGTGCTCGTCGCCATCGCTGGCCCCGGCGGCGTAGGCGTCGCCTCGGCCACCACCGACGCTGCTGGCCCCGCGGCGGCATCGCCGGCCCCACTTGTCGCTCGCCTCCACCTTGCGCTCTCGGGCATGGCGGCAGAGGAGCAGGAGGGCGGCGGGTGGATGATGGAGTGCTGGGGCGCGGTAACGGAGCTGCGGTCGTGCACCAACGAGATCGTGCTCTTCTTACTCAACGGCGAGTCCTACCTGGGCCGCGACTGCTGCATCGCCATCCGCACCGTCACGCTACACTGCTGGCCCTCCATGCTCGTCTCCATAGGCTTCACCGCCGAGGAGGCCGACGTCCTCCGCGTCTTCTGCGACGCTGAGATTCCACACGCTCCTCCCCCGCCGGCGCCGGCCGCCGTGCCGGCGCCTGCTGCGCAGCCATGA